One Rhinolophus sinicus isolate RSC01 linkage group LG06, ASM3656204v1, whole genome shotgun sequence DNA window includes the following coding sequences:
- the OR56B4 gene encoding LOW QUALITY PROTEIN: olfactory receptor 56B4 (The sequence of the model RefSeq protein was modified relative to this genomic sequence to represent the inferred CDS: inserted 3 bases in 3 codons; deleted 2 bases in 1 codon; substituted 2 bases at 2 genomic stop codons), translated as MDISTSITNSSSLRISQFILLGLPCIHEWQHWLSLLLALLYLLALCANLLILITIQHESTIMSPRNHFFGILAVMDIGLATTIMPKILAIFWFDSKAISLPESFAQIYAIHCFLCMEPGIFLCMAVNRYIAICXPLRHPSIVSEAFMVKVTGFMVLRNDLLIIQCHYCFKNEIDHCWCSNLGVISLACNDITVNKFYQLILARILVRSDTALMFFSXVLXSFTLLRLNSAETMTKALSTCSSSHLILILFCNTGIIXAVTYLAEKKIPLMPVLLNVLHNVSSPALNPMVYALRMHEFRLGFXRLLQLGEDVSIN; from the exons ATGGATATCTCCACCAGTATTACCAACAGTTCCAGTCTTCGGATTTCCCAGTTCATCCTCTTGGGGCTCCCATGCATACATGAGTGGCAGCACTGGCTCTCCCTGCTCCTGGCTCTGCTCTACCTCTTAGCTCTTTGTGCCAATCTCCTCATCTTGATCACCATCCAACATGAGTCCACAATT ATGAGCCCACGTAACCATTTCTTTGGCATATTGGCAGTCATGGACATTGGCCTGGCCACCACCATCATGCCCAAGATTCTGGCTATCTTCTGGTTTGATTCCAAGGCCATCAGCCTCCCTGAGAGTTTTGCTCAGATCTATGCCATCCACTGCTTCTTGTGTATGGAGCCTGGTATCTTCCTCTGCATGGCAGTGAACAGATACATAGCCATCT CACCCCTTCGACACCCCTCCATAGTTAGTGAAGCTTTTATGGTCAAAGTCACAGGATTCATGGTGCTCAGAAATGACCTGTTGATCATCCAGTGCCACTATTGCTTCAAGAATGAAATTGATCACTGCTGGTGCTCTAACTTGGGGGTTATCAGCTTGGCTTGTAATGACATCACTGTAAACAAATTTTACCAACTGATCTTAGCACGGATCCTGGTTAGGAGTGATACGGCTCTGATGTTTTTCT CAGTGCTCTAATCCTTCACACTGCTGAGGCTGAACTCAGCAGAAACAATGACCAAGGCTCTGAGTACCTGTAGCTCCTCCCACCTCATCCTCATTCTGTTCTGCAACACAGGTATCA TTGCTGTCACATACCTTGCAGAGAAAAAGATTCCCCTTATGCCTGTGCTCCTTAATGTGCTGCACAATGTCAGCTCCCCCGCTCTTAACCCCATGGTCTATGCTCTCAGGATGCACGAGTTCAGACTGGGCTTCTAGAGGTTGCTTCAGCTGGGTGAAGATGTGTCTATTAATTAA